From Pusillibacter faecalis, one genomic window encodes:
- the obgE gene encoding GTPase ObgE codes for MATSFIDKARITVKAGNGGNGVVSFHREKYVAAGGPDGGDGGRGGSIILQVDDHMSTLMDFRYKRKYTAPNGADGQGGRRSGKDGADLIIRVPRGTLVRDAESGEIMQDMSTSEPFTLCRGGRGGWGNSHFATPTRQVPRFAKAGLPGESHDVVLELKLLADVGLVGFPNVGKSTLLSVVSKAQPKIANYHFTTLFPNLGVVWVEDGVSFVMADIPGIIEGASEGAGLGHDFLRHVDRCRLLIHVVDVSGSEGRDPVEDFEAINAELRQYSPDLASRPQIVAANKVDILDDPEKLEKLRTHVEAQGYTLLEISAAAHQGTRQLVQKAAEMLSVLPPVTVYEAEYVPKPPVVDASAPLDIQHEDGVWFVEGPWLQRLMGNVNFADYESRMWFDKTLRESGLFQQLESLGIQDGDTVSMYDFEFEYQR; via the coding sequence ATGGCCACATCCTTCATTGACAAAGCCCGGATCACCGTGAAAGCCGGCAACGGCGGCAACGGCGTTGTCTCCTTTCACCGGGAAAAATATGTGGCCGCCGGCGGGCCGGATGGCGGCGACGGCGGCCGAGGCGGCTCTATCATCTTGCAGGTGGATGATCATATGTCCACCTTGATGGACTTTCGTTACAAGCGGAAATACACCGCCCCCAACGGTGCAGACGGCCAGGGAGGACGCCGCAGCGGGAAGGACGGCGCCGATCTTATCATCCGTGTTCCCCGGGGCACTCTGGTGCGGGACGCGGAAAGTGGTGAGATCATGCAGGACATGTCCACCTCCGAGCCCTTCACCCTCTGCCGGGGAGGGCGAGGAGGCTGGGGCAACAGCCATTTCGCAACCCCCACCCGCCAGGTCCCCCGCTTTGCCAAGGCAGGTCTTCCCGGCGAAAGCCACGACGTGGTGCTGGAGCTCAAGCTTCTGGCGGATGTGGGGCTGGTGGGCTTTCCCAACGTGGGCAAGTCCACACTTTTGAGCGTGGTATCCAAGGCACAGCCTAAAATTGCCAACTACCATTTTACCACCCTCTTCCCCAATCTAGGGGTCGTGTGGGTAGAGGATGGCGTCAGTTTCGTTATGGCAGATATCCCCGGCATCATTGAGGGTGCCAGCGAGGGCGCAGGCCTGGGCCACGACTTCCTGCGGCATGTGGACCGCTGCCGCCTGCTGATCCACGTGGTGGACGTGTCCGGCAGTGAGGGAAGAGACCCGGTGGAGGATTTTGAGGCCATCAACGCTGAGCTCCGGCAGTACAGCCCGGATTTGGCCAGCCGCCCCCAGATTGTGGCCGCCAACAAGGTGGACATCCTAGACGACCCGGAGAAGCTGGAGAAGCTCCGCACTCATGTGGAGGCCCAGGGCTACACGCTGCTGGAGATCTCCGCAGCGGCTCACCAGGGCACCCGGCAGCTGGTGCAAAAGGCAGCGGAAATGCTCTCCGTGCTGCCCCCCGTCACAGTATATGAAGCAGAATATGTGCCCAAGCCCCCGGTGGTGGACGCCTCCGCCCCATTGGATATTCAGCATGAGGACGGCGTGTGGTTCGTAGAAGGTCCCTGGCTACAACGGCTCATGGGCAATGTCAACTTTGCAGACTACGAAAGCCGCATGTGGTTTGATAAGACCCTGCGGGAGTCTGGCCTCTTCCAGCAGCTGGAAAGCCTGGGGATTCAGGATGGCGATACGGTTTCCATGTACGATTTTGAGTTTGAATATCAGCGGTGA
- the rpmA gene encoding 50S ribosomal protein L27 → MIRIGLQFFAHKKGGGSTKNGRDSESKRLGPKRADGQFVKAGNILVRQRGTRIHPGMNVGIGTDDTLFAKVDGVLRFERLGKDRKQACVYEAE, encoded by the coding sequence ATGATTCGTATTGGTCTTCAGTTCTTCGCTCACAAAAAGGGCGGCGGCTCCACCAAGAACGGCCGTGACTCCGAGTCCAAGCGGCTTGGCCCCAAGCGGGCGGATGGTCAGTTCGTCAAAGCCGGTAATATCCTGGTTCGTCAGCGTGGTACCCGCATCCATCCCGGCATGAACGTGGGCATCGGCACGGACGATACCCTGTTCGCCAAGGTGGATGGTGTGCTCCGCTTTGAGCGTCTGGGCAAGGATCGCAAGCAGGCTTGCGTGTACGAAGCTGAATAA
- a CDS encoding PadR family transcriptional regulator, which translates to MKKRTIDHTHLLVLSLLAGEDMYGYQMIMELARRSDHTFEMKEGTLYPVLHGLEREGLVEAYQQEAPTGRIRKYYHLTRRGAAFLKSEAKSWQTYSSAINAVLRSSLGLNPAP; encoded by the coding sequence ATGAAAAAAAGGACGATAGACCACACACACCTGCTGGTGCTCTCCCTGCTGGCGGGAGAGGATATGTATGGCTACCAGATGATCATGGAGCTGGCCCGCCGCTCGGACCACACCTTTGAGATGAAGGAGGGCACACTCTACCCGGTGCTCCACGGTTTGGAGCGGGAAGGGCTGGTGGAGGCGTATCAGCAGGAGGCTCCCACGGGAAGGATACGGAAGTACTATCATCTGACCCGGCGGGGAGCCGCCTTTCTGAAAAGCGAGGCGAAGTCCTGGCAGACCTATTCCAGCGCCATCAACGCGGTGCTGCGGTCCAGTCTGGGCCTGAATCCGGCCCCATGA
- a CDS encoding acetate/propionate family kinase: MNILVINAGSSSLKYQLLNPDSGVLLAKGLCERIGIDGKFTYKPQAEGKEVLKAVDVAMPTHSEAIQAVLNALVDPKNGVVGSMKEIDAVGHRVVHGGEAFAGSVLITDEVMKALEDCIPLAPLHNPANITGINACTAVMGKEVPQVAVFDTAFHQTMPPKAYMYALPHAYYEKDKVRRYGFHGTSHKYVSTRAAAMLGKKPEEVKLISCHLGNGSSVAAVDGGKSVDTSMGFTPLAGVPMGTRSGDVDAGILQYLMNKYGMDIDQMLDVLNKKSGVEGLSGVSSDFRDLENAAEEGNELAILARDKFAYEVKKYVGAYAAAMGGVDAIIFTAGVGENDGGIRTAICQGLEFMGVKMDPATAGIRGEEAVLSAPDSSVKVLLIPTNEELMIAMDTAAIASGK; encoded by the coding sequence ATGAACATTCTTGTTATCAATGCCGGCAGTTCTTCCCTCAAGTATCAGCTTCTCAATCCTGACAGCGGCGTGCTCTTGGCCAAGGGCCTGTGTGAGCGCATTGGGATTGACGGCAAATTTACCTATAAGCCTCAGGCGGAGGGTAAAGAGGTTTTGAAGGCCGTGGACGTTGCCATGCCCACACACTCCGAGGCAATCCAGGCCGTGCTGAACGCTCTGGTGGACCCCAAGAACGGCGTGGTCGGCTCCATGAAGGAGATTGATGCCGTCGGCCACCGGGTGGTGCATGGCGGCGAGGCCTTTGCCGGCTCCGTTCTCATCACCGACGAGGTGATGAAGGCCCTGGAGGACTGCATCCCTCTGGCGCCCCTTCACAACCCCGCCAACATCACCGGCATCAACGCCTGCACTGCCGTCATGGGCAAAGAAGTTCCTCAGGTGGCCGTGTTTGACACCGCTTTCCACCAGACGATGCCCCCTAAAGCGTATATGTATGCCCTGCCCCACGCCTATTACGAAAAGGACAAGGTCCGCCGCTACGGATTCCATGGTACCTCGCACAAGTACGTCTCCACTCGCGCCGCGGCCATGCTGGGCAAAAAGCCTGAGGAGGTCAAGCTGATCTCCTGCCACCTGGGCAATGGCTCCTCCGTTGCTGCCGTGGACGGCGGCAAAAGCGTGGACACCTCCATGGGCTTCACCCCCCTGGCGGGCGTACCGATGGGAACCCGGTCCGGCGATGTGGATGCGGGCATTTTGCAGTACCTGATGAACAAGTACGGCATGGATATTGACCAGATGCTGGACGTGCTGAACAAGAAATCCGGCGTGGAGGGGCTCTCCGGTGTCTCCTCTGACTTCCGGGACCTGGAAAATGCCGCAGAGGAGGGCAATGAGCTGGCAATTCTGGCCCGGGACAAATTCGCCTATGAGGTGAAGAAGTATGTGGGCGCCTATGCGGCGGCTATGGGCGGCGTGGACGCCATTATCTTCACCGCCGGTGTGGGTGAGAATGACGGCGGCATTCGAACTGCCATCTGTCAGGGACTGGAGTTTATGGGGGTGAAAATGGACCCCGCCACTGCCGGCATTCGCGGTGAAGAAGCTGTGCTCTCCGCGCCCGATTCCAGTGTCAAGGTCCTTCTAATCCCCACCAATGAGGAATTGATGATCGCCATGGACACTGCCGCTATCGCATCCGGCAAATAA
- a CDS encoding ribosomal-processing cysteine protease Prp, with product MTTVQFRMEGGRITGFDAVGHSGYAEEGTDIVCAAVTSAVRLVEATVNDVLGLAASVKVREKDAAILFRLPGGLDPMTENTCQSLLTGLMVYFTQLHDEYPDNVEVLEEDEPSSPF from the coding sequence ATGACCACAGTTCAATTTCGCATGGAGGGTGGCCGGATTACCGGCTTTGATGCCGTCGGACACAGCGGCTACGCCGAGGAAGGCACCGATATTGTCTGCGCCGCCGTCACCAGCGCGGTCCGCCTGGTGGAGGCTACGGTCAACGATGTGCTGGGCCTTGCGGCTTCCGTCAAGGTGCGGGAGAAAGACGCGGCGATTCTCTTTCGTCTTCCCGGGGGACTGGACCCTATGACAGAGAATACCTGCCAATCCCTGCTCACCGGCCTGATGGTCTATTTCACCCAGCTCCATGACGAGTATCCCGACAATGTGGAAGTTTTGGAGGAAGACGAGCCTTCCTCTCCATTCTAG
- a CDS encoding RsiV family protein, which produces MPTLLVLMMSILLTACSSAAAVKNVQNSPLPPTAMLESTAEEAICYTAELETWEDASFAEDGTPLVSYSYTLPTLRAAREDGTVIEHAETPAEEQALAMAAAFNDRFSTWVTAEDFEGLTQEAQADLDWRRAEQMEWTSGYVLELDCSVYQTEHLISVFGVYYSHIDGAAHPNTWMMAWNFDLEEGTFFEPQLLGEGQDLQAAVTEEIIRQAGEPAQDGTIPAEAYWEDYREIAANWSTAAVSFDQEGMVVTFSPYELAAYALGPQTFRFSYRWMEPHLSSHAREILELESP; this is translated from the coding sequence ATGCCAACACTGCTTGTTTTGATGATGTCGATTCTGCTGACAGCCTGTTCCTCCGCCGCAGCGGTCAAAAATGTTCAAAATTCGCCGCTGCCGCCGACAGCGATGCTGGAATCCACGGCGGAGGAGGCCATCTGCTATACGGCGGAGCTAGAAACTTGGGAGGATGCCTCCTTTGCTGAGGATGGCACACCCTTGGTCTCTTACAGCTATACACTGCCAACACTGCGGGCGGCGCGTGAGGACGGTACTGTGATTGAGCATGCGGAGACACCGGCAGAGGAACAGGCTCTGGCGATGGCGGCGGCCTTTAACGACCGCTTTTCTACCTGGGTAACTGCTGAGGACTTTGAAGGCCTGACGCAGGAAGCACAGGCGGATTTGGATTGGCGCAGGGCGGAGCAGATGGAGTGGACAAGCGGGTATGTGCTGGAGCTGGACTGCAGCGTTTATCAAACAGAGCATCTAATCAGTGTTTTTGGTGTTTACTATAGCCATATAGATGGCGCGGCCCATCCCAATACCTGGATGATGGCCTGGAACTTTGACCTGGAAGAGGGGACATTTTTTGAACCGCAGCTTCTGGGGGAGGGACAGGACCTGCAGGCAGCGGTGACGGAGGAGATCATCCGGCAGGCGGGCGAGCCGGCGCAGGACGGTACCATTCCGGCAGAGGCATACTGGGAGGATTATCGGGAGATTGCCGCTAACTGGAGTACAGCCGCGGTCTCTTTTGATCAGGAGGGGATGGTGGTGACTTTTTCTCCTTATGAATTGGCGGCTTATGCGTTGGGCCCTCAGACCTTCCGTTTCTCTTACAGGTGGATGGAACCGCATCTCAGTTCCCATGCCCGGGAAATCCTGGAGCTTGAGAGCCCGTAA
- a CDS encoding helix-turn-helix domain-containing protein, translating to MKINPYGKTLNVAGPQVRAWRTKRDLSQEQLAAKLQLMGYGIGQKAISRMETGDRVIADYELLLLAKALGVSPVQLLGISDT from the coding sequence ATGAAGATCAATCCATATGGCAAGACGCTGAACGTGGCAGGCCCCCAGGTGCGGGCTTGGAGAACGAAAAGAGACCTGTCTCAAGAGCAGTTGGCGGCGAAGCTCCAACTCATGGGCTACGGTATTGGCCAGAAGGCCATCAGCAGGATGGAGACGGGGGATCGGGTGATCGCGGACTACGAGCTGTTGCTGTTGGCAAAGGCACTGGGGGTGTCACCGGTACAGCTGCTGGGGATTTCAGATACCTGA
- a CDS encoding tRNA(Met) cytidine acetate ligase: MIIEYNPMHTGHLHLLRQTRAALGADTAVIGVMSGNFVQRGDFALLGRQARARAAVESGLDLVLELPLPWAISSAEGFADGAVEILESTGLVTYLAFGSECADIPALMETAACLRSECYRGHLRRFLDQGLPFAVCRQMAAETILGAQRAALLKSPNNNLGVEYCKALLARRSGIRPLAVLRTGDAHDCETPQGEHPSASAIRALLRAGESARALDLMTPAMARAYREEEAAGRAPIFSEVCERAVLARLRSMEETDFAALDSGREGLGNRLYRASRSAATLLELLEAAKTKRYAYARLRRLVLWAYLGLTPSDVPERVPYLRVLAANAAGRGLLARMRRTAAVPVLTKPADVRCLSGHAQALFHLEVRAADLYTLAYPDLAAAKGGSAWREGPVIL; encoded by the coding sequence ATGATTATAGAATACAATCCCATGCATACCGGCCATTTGCACCTGCTGCGGCAGACGCGGGCTGCCTTGGGAGCAGATACCGCAGTGATCGGCGTCATGAGCGGGAACTTTGTCCAGCGGGGAGATTTTGCCCTGCTTGGCCGGCAGGCCCGGGCGCGGGCTGCGGTGGAAAGCGGCCTGGACCTGGTGTTGGAGCTTCCCCTGCCCTGGGCAATCTCCTCGGCAGAGGGATTTGCTGATGGCGCTGTGGAGATTCTGGAGTCCACGGGCCTTGTGACATATTTGGCCTTTGGCAGCGAGTGCGCGGACATACCGGCACTGATGGAGACGGCGGCGTGCCTGCGCTCGGAGTGCTACCGCGGCCATTTGCGCCGCTTTTTAGATCAGGGACTGCCCTTTGCCGTGTGCCGCCAGATGGCGGCGGAAACAATTCTGGGCGCACAGCGGGCTGCCTTGCTGAAGAGCCCTAATAACAATCTGGGCGTGGAATACTGCAAGGCTCTGCTGGCCCGCCGGTCCGGAATCCGGCCGCTGGCGGTTCTTCGGACAGGGGATGCCCACGACTGTGAGACCCCACAGGGGGAGCATCCCTCGGCCTCTGCCATCCGAGCACTTTTGCGGGCGGGAGAGAGTGCGCGTGCGCTTGATCTGATGACACCGGCCATGGCCCGGGCGTATCGGGAGGAAGAGGCAGCTGGCCGGGCCCCCATATTTTCTGAGGTCTGTGAGCGGGCGGTTCTGGCCCGCCTGAGGTCCATGGAGGAGACGGATTTTGCCGCCCTGGACAGCGGACGGGAGGGCCTTGGAAACCGCCTGTACCGCGCCAGCCGAAGCGCCGCCACCCTCTTGGAGCTTCTGGAAGCGGCAAAAACCAAGCGATACGCCTATGCCCGCCTGCGGAGGCTTGTGCTGTGGGCCTATCTGGGATTGACTCCCTCTGATGTTCCAGAACGGGTTCCGTACCTGCGGGTTCTGGCTGCCAATGCGGCCGGCCGGGGGCTGCTGGCCCGGATGCGCAGGACGGCGGCGGTGCCTGTTTTGACGAAGCCCGCCGATGTGCGATGCCTGAGCGGGCACGCCCAGGCGCTCTTTCATCTGGAGGTTCGCGCGGCGGACCTGTATACACTGGCTTATCCTGACCTGGCTGCTGCAAAGGGCGGCAGTGCCTGGAGGGAGGGGCCTGTGATCCTGTGA
- a CDS encoding helix-turn-helix transcriptional regulator, with amino-acid sequence MIRNRMKEHRARLGLKQEDLARMVGVRRETIGNLEKGRYNPSLVLAWNIAAVFGVSIEEVFTVEAETSEAGSYRSF; translated from the coding sequence GTGATACGTAACCGGATGAAGGAGCATCGGGCCCGGCTGGGGCTCAAACAGGAGGATTTGGCCCGGATGGTGGGTGTCCGGCGGGAGACCATTGGCAACCTGGAAAAGGGGCGCTATAATCCCTCTCTGGTGCTGGCGTGGAACATCGCGGCGGTATTCGGCGTTTCCATTGAAGAGGTGTTTACCGTGGAGGCGGAAACATCAGAGGCGGGATCATACAGGAGTTTCTAA
- the mtnN gene encoding 5'-methylthioadenosine/S-adenosylhomocysteine nucleosidase produces the protein MRIGLQFAMPSELRALPEICEPFETLSGVPFFEIEPDIIACAGGVGKVNAAMSAEILCLKYGVDLLVNAGVAGCTGDLPTGSLVVPSAFLQHDVDTTAVGDPIGLVSTVNQVEFPTWRPEHCVALLRSLGVDAATGRTATGDWFAVKSSRAAWVRDTFSPLLVEMEGCAIAQVCLRNQVPFTALKSVSDHLFSDRQSEEYFDFSQALEHLGRILLPFARLLQRESLS, from the coding sequence ATGAGAATCGGACTGCAATTCGCCATGCCATCAGAGCTTCGTGCCCTACCGGAAATCTGCGAGCCTTTTGAAACGCTTTCCGGCGTACCTTTTTTTGAAATTGAGCCGGATATCATTGCTTGTGCCGGAGGTGTCGGGAAGGTCAATGCCGCCATGAGCGCGGAAATCCTCTGTCTGAAATACGGCGTAGACCTGCTTGTAAACGCCGGCGTGGCCGGCTGTACCGGAGACTTGCCCACCGGAAGTCTGGTTGTGCCCTCCGCTTTTTTGCAGCACGACGTGGACACCACCGCTGTGGGAGACCCCATCGGCTTGGTTTCCACGGTGAACCAAGTGGAGTTTCCCACCTGGAGACCAGAGCACTGTGTGGCGCTTCTACGCTCGCTGGGCGTGGACGCTGCCACCGGGCGAACCGCCACCGGCGACTGGTTTGCCGTGAAGAGCAGCCGGGCGGCCTGGGTGCGTGATACCTTCTCCCCCCTGCTGGTGGAGATGGAGGGCTGTGCCATCGCTCAGGTCTGCCTGCGAAATCAGGTCCCCTTTACGGCTTTGAAATCTGTATCTGACCACCTCTTCTCCGACCGTCAATCGGAGGAGTATTTTGATTTTTCACAGGCCTTGGAACATTTGGGGAGAATTCTCCTTCCTTTTGCCAGACTTCTGCAGAGGGAATCTCTCTCATAA
- a CDS encoding zinc ribbon domain-containing protein, translating to MKSIKPGRGPSAMGAMGSIIAVIFGIFWTIAAASMGAPFFFPLFGVLFIIMGIVQAVYNFKNATGEHRFSEFDIVDGAEEPDPLERRFHSEGPESSAYRFCPYCGARLGAEFEFCGKCGRRLPDDQ from the coding sequence ATGAAAAGCATCAAACCTGGCCGGGGTCCATCGGCCATGGGAGCTATGGGCTCGATTATTGCGGTTATTTTTGGAATTTTCTGGACCATTGCTGCTGCCTCCATGGGCGCGCCCTTCTTTTTTCCCCTGTTCGGTGTGCTGTTTATCATCATGGGCATTGTGCAGGCGGTGTACAACTTCAAAAATGCCACCGGGGAGCACCGCTTCTCGGAATTTGACATTGTAGACGGCGCGGAGGAGCCAGATCCGCTGGAGCGGCGGTTCCACAGCGAAGGACCAGAGTCTTCCGCTTACCGTTTCTGCCCATACTGCGGCGCCAGACTGGGTGCAGAATTTGAATTTTGCGGCAAGTGCGGCAGGCGCCTGCCGGATGATCAGTGA
- a CDS encoding GNAT family N-acetyltransferase: MNIQFASVGDSADLLEIYRKYIDTPITFEYTLPTLEDFSRRIEEALQFYPCLICREENQVLGYAYAHRQAERAAYQWNAELSIYLDPACTSRGLGRRMYAILLELLRLQGIRTAYGCVTLSNEKSNRLHLGMGFSLVGVYHNAGYKCGRWWDVAWYEKSLASYGEAPAPPHSVHTLSPTELSAALGLARGEGAAV, from the coding sequence ATGAATATTCAGTTTGCCTCTGTCGGTGACAGCGCCGATCTTTTGGAGATTTATCGAAAATACATCGATACTCCCATTACGTTTGAATATACGCTTCCCACTCTGGAAGACTTCTCCCGCCGGATTGAAGAGGCCCTCCAGTTCTACCCGTGTCTCATCTGCCGGGAGGAGAACCAAGTCCTGGGGTATGCATACGCCCACCGGCAGGCGGAGCGTGCCGCTTATCAGTGGAATGCGGAGCTATCTATCTACCTGGACCCCGCCTGTACTTCTCGCGGTCTTGGCCGGAGGATGTATGCGATATTGCTGGAGCTTTTGCGGCTTCAGGGCATCCGTACCGCCTATGGCTGTGTCACCTTGTCCAATGAAAAGAGCAATCGTCTCCATCTGGGAATGGGGTTTTCCCTGGTAGGTGTCTACCACAATGCCGGCTATAAGTGCGGCCGCTGGTGGGATGTAGCCTGGTACGAAAAATCTCTCGCTTCCTATGGAGAGGCACCGGCACCTCCTCATTCCGTTCATACGCTCTCTCCCACAGAACTCTCCGCAGCTTTGGGCCTCGCCAGAGGAGAAGGAGCCGCAGTCTAA
- a CDS encoding M15 family metallopeptidase produces the protein MATKYAPRHRHRRVLPLRFLPAICALCLLLGFLLGRGVQALSVGDPLSAETMGADAKDWVRPEGACLTSGTLILVSNEVPFSFPEEQALCTVLEEKNDCYLVRDSTVQLAPEAMEALNQWMEDFLAQGGSKTVNVVAGHRTEAFQQHLFDQSADRNGLEHAQHYVALPGRSEHHTGYALDLSLYFSDGTSADFDGTGSYAWLAQHAADYGFVLRYPADKESVTGISYESWHYRYVGRPHARVMADRGLCLEEYLDLLRQYSKDAPLSVTDDGRAYQVYFCPENDPLVPAGNAYTLSGNNVDGFLVTLLS, from the coding sequence ATGGCAACAAAATACGCTCCCAGACACCGCCACCGGCGCGTCCTACCCCTGCGCTTCCTGCCCGCTATCTGCGCGCTGTGCCTTCTGCTGGGCTTTTTGCTGGGGCGAGGCGTCCAGGCCCTTTCCGTCGGTGATCCCCTCTCGGCGGAGACGATGGGCGCGGATGCAAAGGACTGGGTGCGTCCAGAGGGCGCCTGTCTCACCAGCGGTACGCTGATTCTGGTCAGCAATGAAGTGCCCTTCTCCTTTCCGGAGGAGCAGGCACTCTGCACCGTTCTGGAGGAGAAGAACGACTGCTACCTGGTGCGGGACAGCACGGTACAGCTGGCGCCGGAGGCGATGGAGGCTTTGAACCAGTGGATGGAGGACTTTCTCGCCCAAGGCGGGAGCAAGACTGTGAACGTGGTGGCGGGGCACCGGACGGAGGCGTTTCAGCAGCACCTCTTTGATCAGTCCGCTGATCGGAACGGACTGGAGCACGCCCAGCACTACGTGGCCCTCCCCGGCCGCAGCGAGCACCATACTGGCTACGCCCTGGACCTCTCCCTCTATTTCTCCGACGGCACCAGCGCTGACTTTGACGGCACCGGCTCCTATGCCTGGCTTGCCCAGCACGCGGCAGACTATGGCTTTGTCCTCCGCTACCCCGCGGACAAGGAGTCCGTCACTGGCATCTCCTATGAGTCCTGGCACTACCGCTATGTGGGGCGGCCCCACGCGCGGGTAATGGCAGACAGGGGCCTCTGCCTGGAGGAATACCTGGACCTCCTGCGGCAGTATTCCAAGGACGCTCCTCTCTCCGTCACGGACGATGGCCGCGCCTATCAGGTCTATTTCTGTCCGGAAAACGACCCGCTGGTCCCCGCTGGCAACGCTTATACGCTCTCCGGCAACAATGTGGATGGTTTTCTTGTCACACTTCTCTCATAG
- the rplU gene encoding 50S ribosomal protein L21, with amino-acid sequence MNAIIVTGGKQYKVAEGDVVYIEKLDQEAGDTVKFDQVLAVIDGEKATFGTPVVEGASVEATIVKNGKGKKIRIFKYNPKKGYRKRQGHRQPYTKVEIQKISV; translated from the coding sequence ATGAACGCAATTATCGTAACCGGCGGCAAGCAGTACAAGGTGGCCGAGGGCGACGTGGTCTACATTGAGAAGCTGGACCAGGAAGCCGGCGACACCGTGAAGTTTGACCAGGTTCTGGCCGTCATCGATGGTGAGAAGGCCACCTTCGGCACCCCCGTGGTAGAGGGCGCCAGCGTGGAGGCCACCATTGTCAAGAACGGCAAGGGTAAGAAGATCCGCATCTTCAAGTACAATCCCAAGAAGGGCTACCGCAAGCGTCAGGGCCATCGTCAGCCCTACACCAAGGTCGAGATTCAGAAGATCTCTGTCTGA
- a CDS encoding permease prefix domain 1-containing protein, giving the protein MTRREYTDTVLSALRRVTEDERRAIRAEIDAHMEDHICALLDLGYDEPLAEERTVALMGDPKEVGRELNKQYTGWGFVLLSRAAVALTVVLCIQALLGLGILSNLLWSIQARTVPDETFSSYEALATERPDIRIPVGNDVLRVYRVSVGIRDGVRAVEVAMAAYDRIPGGVVSGQLLNNVVLEDQRGEAPEHNMGGGGKSNFGADYTLRYLPVEPGDSQITLRYERFGESITVEIPLPEVEP; this is encoded by the coding sequence ATGACCCGGCGGGAGTACACGGACACGGTGCTCTCCGCTCTGCGCCGTGTGACAGAGGATGAGCGGCGGGCGATCCGCGCGGAGATCGACGCCCATATGGAGGATCATATCTGTGCCTTGCTGGACCTTGGATATGACGAGCCACTGGCAGAGGAGCGGACGGTGGCCCTGATGGGAGACCCGAAAGAGGTAGGGCGGGAACTGAACAAGCAGTACACCGGCTGGGGGTTCGTACTTTTGAGCCGGGCGGCGGTGGCACTGACCGTTGTGCTGTGCATCCAGGCGCTGCTGGGATTGGGCATTTTATCAAATCTTTTATGGAGTATACAAGCCAGAACGGTACCGGATGAGACTTTCAGCAGCTACGAAGCTCTGGCTACGGAGCGGCCGGACATTCGGATTCCAGTGGGTAACGATGTCCTGCGGGTCTACCGGGTCTCCGTGGGAATCCGGGACGGTGTGCGGGCGGTGGAGGTGGCGATGGCGGCCTATGACCGGATTCCGGGCGGTGTAGTATCTGGGCAGCTTTTGAACAACGTGGTTCTAGAGGACCAGCGGGGAGAGGCTCCGGAGCATAACATGGGAGGCGGCGGCAAGAGCAATTTTGGGGCGGACTATACGCTGCGCTACTTACCGGTGGAGCCGGGAGACTCCCAGATCACACTGCGCTACGAGCGATTTGGCGAGAGCATCACTGTGGAGATCCCGCTGCCGGAGGTGGAGCCATGA
- a CDS encoding DUF3796 domain-containing protein, which produces MKKQKLYGMLGVLSLLGLVGVFTETRSFLAFFAFAVDFQYFFLPADEMTEARMARAGARAFVVGMLSMAAVTLGMLTLGAASPDRALTAGCTAGWALSVVVFSLLCAWGELRESWGLGRDT; this is translated from the coding sequence ATGAAAAAACAGAAACTGTATGGAATGCTGGGAGTTCTCTCCCTGCTGGGATTGGTGGGTGTCTTTACGGAGACCAGAAGCTTCCTGGCATTCTTCGCCTTCGCCGTGGATTTCCAGTATTTTTTTCTGCCCGCCGACGAGATGACGGAGGCGCGGATGGCCCGGGCGGGGGCTAGAGCCTTCGTTGTGGGGATGCTGAGCATGGCCGCCGTCACGCTGGGGATGCTGACACTGGGGGCGGCCTCTCCGGACCGGGCCCTGACCGCTGGCTGCACCGCCGGCTGGGCACTGTCCGTGGTGGTATTCTCTCTGCTGTGCGCCTGGGGAGAACTGCGGGAGAGCTGGGGGCTGGGCCGTGATACGTAA